The Glycine soja cultivar W05 chromosome 3, ASM419377v2, whole genome shotgun sequence genome window below encodes:
- the LOC114404984 gene encoding uncharacterized protein LOC114404984 has product MWSIYLAPNQGLNLYERTAKLEATLTQFMQVSLLNHKSTESTIRNLEREKRDEGVLEDVSNEEGEKNKSDERGDEVLPIKTKIQLAREARKEIPSIPVKDILYRLVPSKKENEQYFARFLDIFNKLKITIPFREALQQMPLYTKFLMDHLTKKGKYINDESIVVEGNCSVVIHRILPQKFKDPGNVTIPCSIRDVSMGKALIDLRASINLMPLSMCWRIRNLKVASTRMTLQLADRSIIIPYGVVEDVLVKVC; this is encoded by the exons ATGTGGTCCATCTATTTGGCCCCCAATCAAGGGCTTAATCTATATGAGAGGACCGCCAAGCTGGAGGCTactttgactcagtttatgcaggtttcTCTGTTAAATCATAAGAGCACTGAGTCCACTATCAGGAATCTAGAG agagaaaagagagatgaGGGAGTATTGGAGGATGTAAGTAATGAGGaaggagagaaaaataagaGTGACGAGAGAGGTGACGAGGTCTTGCCTATTAAGACCAAAATTCAGTTAGCTAGGGAGGCTAGAAAAGAGATACCCTCGATCCCAGTGAAAGACATCCTCTATCGCTTGGTGCCTTCAAAGAAAGAGAATGAGCAATATTTTGCTCGATTTCTTGACATCTTCAATAAGCTAAAGATCACCATTCCCTTTAGAGAGGCCTTACAACAGATGCCTTTGTATACCAAATTTCTGATGGACCACCTCACAAAGAAAGGGAAATATATCAACGATGAGAGCATCGTGGTAGAAGGAAATTGCAGTGTTGTGATCCATAGAATTTTACCACAGAAATTCAAAGACCCAGGGAATGTAACCATCCCATGCTCTATTAGGGATGTGTCAATGGGTAAAGCTCTCATTGATCTAAGGGCAAGCATCAATTTGATGCCCCTCTCTATGTGCTGGAGAATCAGAAATCTGAAGGTTGCTTCTACTAGAATGACACTTCAACTAGCAGACCGCTCCATTATTATACCATATGGTGTAGTTGAAGATGTCCTGGTTAAAGTTTGCTAA